One Clavibacter zhangzhiyongii genomic region harbors:
- the rpsT gene encoding 30S ribosomal protein S20, with protein sequence MANIKSQIKRIGTNKKAQERNKAVKSELKTAIRSVKSAITAGDKDAAVKAVNLAGKKLDKAASKGVIHKNQAANRKGAIAKQVAKIG encoded by the coding sequence GTGGCAAACATCAAGTCGCAGATCAAGCGCATCGGCACGAACAAGAAGGCCCAGGAGCGCAACAAGGCCGTCAAGAGCGAGCTGAAGACGGCCATCCGCTCCGTCAAGTCCGCCATCACCGCGGGCGACAAGGACGCGGCCGTCAAGGCCGTGAACCTCGCCGGCAAGAAGCTGGACAAGGCCGCCAGCAAGGGCGTCATCCACAAGAACCAGGCCGCGAACCGCAAGGGCGCGATCGCCAAGCAGGTCGCCAAGATCGGCTGA
- a CDS encoding ComEC/Rec2 family competence protein: protein MSAAVAAMLLGAAAAQETGRHPAELEEAARTHGTVVADVVVDEPPAPVAPHGSAQHGGGGKGSSSSSAPSDGEPASASPAIHAAARVRIVGHLTAIHSGVEVRGHAVDATTVPPAPVPVVVFAARPDHPSALGVGAVVRLSGAVRSADPGDRAAYLLQARGRLDATAAPPGALAVADGLRQGLMRAAAELPGPGASLLPGLAIGDVSAVSPELAQTMKDSSLTHLTAVSGANCAVIVGLVLALSAAAGLRRPARAVAALAALGAFVVLVTPQPSVLRAAVMAAVLIVSTAGGRPARGLPALAVAVVVLLTADPRLARDLGFTLSVLATAGLLVLAPPLAERLARRMPRRLADALAIPVAAQVACQPVLLVLQPGLPVHGVLANVLAEPAAAPATVAGLVACVLLPIWPAAGDLLVRLAWLPASWIAAVASVMSGLPAGRIPWPTGLAGVVALAVATALVVAALARAPAPSPSPASRTPAAHVPPDG from the coding sequence GTGTCGGCGGCCGTCGCGGCGATGCTCCTCGGCGCGGCGGCCGCCCAGGAGACGGGGCGTCACCCCGCCGAGCTGGAGGAGGCGGCGCGCACCCACGGCACGGTCGTCGCCGACGTGGTCGTGGACGAGCCGCCCGCCCCCGTCGCCCCGCACGGATCCGCGCAGCACGGAGGAGGAGGCAAAGGCAGCAGCAGCAGCTCGGCGCCCTCCGACGGCGAGCCCGCATCCGCATCGCCGGCGATCCACGCCGCGGCCCGCGTGCGCATCGTCGGCCACCTCACGGCGATCCACTCCGGCGTCGAGGTGCGGGGCCATGCGGTCGACGCCACGACCGTCCCGCCGGCGCCCGTGCCGGTGGTGGTGTTCGCCGCGCGGCCCGACCACCCGTCCGCGCTCGGCGTCGGCGCGGTCGTCCGCTTGAGCGGGGCCGTGCGGTCCGCGGATCCGGGCGACCGCGCCGCGTACCTCCTGCAGGCGCGCGGCCGGCTCGACGCCACGGCGGCCCCGCCCGGCGCGCTCGCGGTCGCCGACGGCCTCCGGCAGGGGCTCATGCGCGCCGCGGCCGAGCTCCCCGGTCCGGGCGCGAGCCTGCTGCCCGGCCTGGCCATCGGCGACGTGTCCGCCGTGTCGCCGGAGCTCGCGCAGACGATGAAGGACAGCTCGCTCACGCACCTGACCGCCGTGTCGGGCGCGAACTGCGCGGTCATCGTCGGCCTGGTGCTCGCGCTGTCCGCGGCCGCCGGGCTCCGCCGTCCGGCACGGGCCGTCGCGGCGCTGGCGGCGCTCGGCGCCTTCGTGGTCCTCGTGACGCCGCAGCCGAGCGTGCTGCGGGCCGCGGTGATGGCCGCGGTCCTCATCGTCTCGACCGCCGGGGGCCGACCCGCGCGCGGCCTGCCCGCACTCGCCGTCGCTGTGGTCGTGCTGCTGACCGCGGATCCGCGGCTGGCCCGCGACCTGGGCTTCACGCTGAGCGTGCTGGCGACGGCCGGGCTCCTCGTCCTGGCGCCGCCGCTGGCCGAGCGGCTCGCGCGCCGCATGCCCCGGCGCCTCGCGGACGCGCTGGCCATCCCCGTCGCGGCGCAGGTCGCATGCCAGCCCGTCCTGCTGGTCCTGCAGCCGGGCCTGCCCGTCCACGGCGTCCTCGCCAACGTCCTCGCGGAGCCCGCGGCCGCGCCCGCGACCGTCGCGGGCCTCGTCGCGTGCGTCCTGCTGCCGATCTGGCCCGCCGCGGGCGACCTCCTCGTCCGCCTCGCCTGGCTGCCCGCGTCGTGGATCGCGGCGGTCGCCTCCGTCATGTCCGGGCTGCCGGCCGGCCGCATCCCCTGGCCGACCGGCCTCGCCGGAGTGGTGGCCCTGGCCGTCGCGACCGCGCTCGTCGTGGCCGCCCTCGCCCGGGCGCCCGCACCCTCGCCCTCGCCCGCGAGCCGCACGCCGGCGGCCCATGTCCCACCCGACGGCTAA
- a CDS encoding ComEA family DNA-binding protein, protein MRPLRRSRPDPVDDERDAAAWSGEGVPEDPDPHPAEDPYAATGPGDRVPDAGADEHAHEAAPGGTVGAVLPGRRARIRLRTGIGAAVVLVAAALTITILVTAIQAAGAGRPAASSTAHAAASSRADAGDAGDDDPGSADATGSGSRSAPAARDGATETADGTGTGGNGSGGGSAAPPIYVHVVGAVVSPGLFPLAPGSRVVDALAAAHGFAEGADPAGVNLARVLSDGEQLVVPRQGEAAPGAGAAGSGATGSAGSAGGAASPAAPVDLNTATAEQLETLPRVGPSLAARIIAWRSAHGRFARVADLGRVPGIGDRTLASLTPLVRV, encoded by the coding sequence ATGCGCCCCCTCCGCCGATCCCGCCCCGACCCCGTCGACGACGAGCGGGACGCGGCGGCATGGAGCGGCGAGGGCGTCCCCGAGGATCCGGATCCGCATCCGGCGGAGGACCCGTACGCCGCGACCGGGCCCGGGGATCGGGTCCCGGACGCGGGTGCCGATGAGCACGCGCACGAGGCGGCACCCGGCGGGACGGTCGGCGCCGTGCTGCCCGGACGACGCGCACGGATCCGCCTGCGTACCGGCATCGGCGCGGCGGTCGTGCTCGTGGCCGCTGCGCTGACCATCACGATCCTCGTCACGGCGATCCAGGCGGCCGGGGCAGGTCGTCCCGCCGCGTCCTCGACGGCGCATGCCGCGGCGTCCTCGCGTGCGGACGCGGGCGACGCGGGCGACGACGACCCCGGCTCAGCCGACGCGACGGGATCCGGGTCACGTTCCGCCCCCGCGGCGCGTGACGGGGCGACGGAGACCGCCGACGGCACCGGCACCGGTGGCAATGGCAGCGGCGGTGGCAGCGCCGCGCCGCCCATCTACGTGCACGTGGTGGGCGCCGTCGTGTCGCCCGGCCTGTTCCCCCTCGCCCCCGGGAGCCGGGTGGTCGACGCCCTCGCCGCGGCACACGGCTTCGCCGAAGGTGCGGATCCCGCAGGCGTGAACCTCGCGCGGGTCCTGTCGGACGGCGAGCAGCTCGTGGTGCCGCGACAGGGGGAGGCGGCGCCGGGAGCGGGCGCCGCGGGATCCGGCGCGACGGGGTCCGCCGGGTCCGCAGGCGGCGCCGCGAGCCCGGCAGCGCCGGTCGACCTGAACACCGCGACGGCGGAGCAGCTCGAGACGCTGCCGCGCGTCGGGCCGTCGCTCGCCGCGCGCATCATCGCGTGGCGCAGCGCGCACGGCCGGTTCGCCCGCGTGGCGGACCTCGGCCGCGTCCCGGGGATCGGCGACCGGACGCTGGCCTCGCTCACGCCACTGGTGCGCGTGTGA
- a CDS encoding NUDIX hydrolase, protein MGIPDFIVSLRERIGTAPLWLSGVTAVILDGPRVLLVRRGDTGAWAPVSGILEPGEEPAVGAWREAEEETGVTVEVERLVAVGTTAEITYPNGDRASYLDLTFRCRYVSGEARVNDDESLEVAWWPLDALPAMSAELLQRIRDALDDEPETRFVRPGDDAVPAERDARGPAA, encoded by the coding sequence ATGGGCATCCCCGACTTCATCGTCTCCCTCCGCGAGCGGATCGGCACCGCTCCCCTGTGGCTCTCGGGCGTGACCGCGGTGATCCTCGACGGCCCGCGCGTCCTCCTCGTGCGCCGCGGCGACACGGGGGCCTGGGCGCCCGTCTCGGGGATCCTCGAGCCCGGCGAGGAGCCCGCCGTGGGCGCCTGGCGCGAGGCCGAGGAGGAGACCGGCGTGACCGTGGAGGTCGAGCGGCTGGTCGCGGTCGGCACCACCGCCGAGATCACCTACCCGAACGGCGACCGCGCGAGCTACCTCGACCTCACCTTCCGCTGCCGGTACGTCTCGGGCGAGGCGCGCGTCAACGACGACGAGTCGCTCGAGGTCGCGTGGTGGCCGCTGGACGCGCTGCCGGCCATGTCCGCCGAGCTCCTGCAGCGGATCCGGGACGCCCTCGACGACGAGCCGGAGACGCGCTTCGTGCGTCCCGGCGACGATGCGGTCCCCGCGGAGCGCGACGCGCGGGGTCCGGCGGCCTGA
- the holA gene encoding DNA polymerase III subunit delta: MATRTSRGTATKASAAIPQLAWDAVRPAPIVLVSGTESLLADRAMRRLRDILTAEDPSIEVSDIEADSYAPGELITLASPSLFAEPRLIRVVNVEKCSDQFLLDAVAYLDSPADDTYVVLRHAGGVRGKKLLDAVRAGTGGGIEIVCAELKKDSEKHDFAVAEFRAAKRSITPGAVRQLVAAFQDDVSELASACQQLISDTAHEITEVTVEQYYGGRVEINAFAVADSAIAGRSGEALVLLRHALTSGADPVPLIAAFAMKIRTMAKVSGVSGPSGQLASKLGMAPWQVDRARRDLQLWDDAGLGRAVEALAEADAQVKGGGRDPVYSLERMVRTVASRGRD; the protein is encoded by the coding sequence ATGGCCACCAGGACCTCCCGCGGCACCGCGACGAAGGCGTCCGCCGCCATCCCGCAGCTCGCGTGGGACGCCGTGCGGCCCGCGCCCATCGTCCTCGTGTCCGGCACCGAGTCCCTCCTGGCCGACCGGGCGATGCGTCGCCTCCGCGACATCCTCACGGCGGAGGACCCGAGCATCGAGGTCTCCGACATCGAGGCCGACTCCTACGCGCCCGGTGAGCTCATCACCCTGGCGAGCCCCTCGCTCTTCGCCGAGCCGCGCCTCATCCGCGTCGTCAACGTCGAGAAGTGCTCCGACCAGTTCCTGCTCGACGCCGTGGCCTACCTCGACTCGCCGGCCGACGACACCTACGTCGTCCTCCGGCACGCCGGGGGAGTGCGCGGGAAGAAGCTGCTCGACGCGGTGCGCGCGGGCACGGGCGGCGGCATCGAGATCGTCTGCGCGGAGCTGAAGAAGGACAGCGAGAAGCACGACTTCGCCGTGGCCGAATTCCGCGCCGCCAAGCGATCCATCACGCCGGGCGCGGTCCGGCAGCTCGTCGCCGCGTTCCAGGACGACGTGAGCGAGCTCGCGTCCGCGTGCCAGCAGCTCATCTCGGACACCGCGCACGAGATCACCGAGGTGACCGTCGAGCAGTACTACGGCGGCCGGGTCGAGATCAACGCGTTCGCCGTGGCGGACTCCGCCATCGCGGGCCGCAGCGGGGAGGCGCTCGTGCTGCTCCGGCACGCGCTCACGTCGGGAGCGGACCCCGTGCCGCTGATCGCCGCGTTCGCGATGAAGATCCGCACGATGGCCAAGGTCTCGGGCGTCTCCGGCCCGTCGGGGCAGCTCGCGTCGAAGCTCGGCATGGCGCCGTGGCAGGTCGACCGGGCCCGCCGCGACCTGCAGCTCTGGGACGACGCCGGGCTCGGCCGCGCCGTCGAGGCCCTCGCGGAGGCGGACGCGCAGGTCAAGGGCGGCGGGCGGGATCCCGTCTACTCGCTCGAGCGGATGGTGCGCACGGTCGCCTCCCGCGGTCGCGACTGA
- a CDS encoding amidohydrolase, whose product MVPSADPASSVRASASSVTAVVGGHVVPVDGAPIPGGTVLLRDGLVAAVGQGADVEVPEGATVIDATGRWVLPGFVEAHGHVGIHEEANGPAGNDTNEMTDPDMSSVRAIDAIDIDDEGFRDALKGGVTTIVVKPGSGNPIGGQSVAIKSWGGRTIDEQLVSDSVSVKSALGENPKRVYGAKDRTPSTRLGVAMVIRRAFRDAEDYRAARDHAAQEGKPFSRDLGKETLVRVLDGKLAWDQHTHRHDDIATAIRLADEFGYRLVVNHGTEGDKIADVLAERGIPVIFGPMITSRSKVELRDRAVANLAALHRAGVLVAITTDAPVVPIDFLVHQASFAVKDGLPADVALRAITANPAAILRLDHRVGALTPGLDADVVIWSGDPLDVQSRAEHVIIGGDTVYTWADGRGTTVERRTRFGA is encoded by the coding sequence ATGGTCCCCTCCGCAGATCCCGCCTCCTCCGTCCGCGCCTCCGCCTCCTCCGTCACCGCCGTCGTCGGCGGCCACGTCGTCCCCGTCGACGGCGCCCCGATCCCCGGCGGGACCGTCCTCCTCCGCGACGGCCTCGTCGCCGCGGTCGGGCAGGGTGCCGACGTCGAGGTCCCCGAGGGCGCGACCGTCATCGACGCGACCGGCCGCTGGGTCCTCCCCGGCTTCGTCGAGGCGCACGGCCACGTCGGCATCCACGAGGAGGCCAACGGCCCCGCGGGCAACGACACCAACGAGATGACCGACCCCGACATGTCCTCGGTGCGCGCGATCGACGCCATCGACATCGACGACGAGGGCTTCCGCGACGCGCTCAAGGGCGGCGTCACGACCATCGTCGTGAAGCCCGGCTCCGGCAACCCGATCGGCGGCCAGTCCGTCGCGATCAAGTCATGGGGCGGCCGCACCATCGACGAGCAGCTCGTCAGCGACTCCGTCAGCGTCAAGAGCGCGCTCGGCGAGAACCCCAAGCGCGTCTACGGCGCCAAGGACCGCACGCCGTCCACGCGCCTCGGCGTCGCCATGGTGATCCGCCGCGCGTTCCGCGACGCCGAGGACTACCGCGCCGCCCGCGACCACGCCGCGCAGGAGGGCAAGCCCTTCTCCCGCGACCTCGGCAAGGAGACGCTCGTCCGCGTCCTCGACGGCAAGCTCGCCTGGGACCAGCACACGCACCGCCACGACGACATCGCGACCGCGATCCGCCTCGCCGACGAGTTCGGCTACCGCCTGGTGGTGAACCACGGCACGGAGGGCGACAAGATCGCGGACGTGCTCGCCGAGCGCGGGATCCCCGTCATCTTCGGGCCGATGATCACCTCGCGCTCCAAGGTGGAGCTGCGCGACCGCGCCGTCGCGAACCTCGCGGCGCTGCACCGCGCGGGCGTCCTCGTGGCGATCACGACCGACGCGCCCGTGGTGCCCATCGACTTCCTGGTGCACCAGGCGTCCTTCGCGGTGAAGGACGGCCTGCCGGCCGACGTCGCGCTGCGCGCCATCACCGCGAACCCCGCCGCGATCCTCCGGCTCGACCACCGCGTGGGCGCGCTCACCCCGGGCCTCGACGCCGACGTCGTGATCTGGTCCGGCGACCCGCTCGACGTGCAGTCGCGCGCCGAGCACGTGATCATCGGCGGCGACACCGTCTACACCTGGGCCGACGGCCGGGGCACCACGGTCGAGCGCCGCACGCGCTTCGGCGCATGA